From bacterium, one genomic window encodes:
- the hisH gene encoding imidazole glycerol phosphate synthase subunit HisH, giving the protein MICIIDYGMGNLRSVQKAFEKLGVVAEITSDPDKVRQADKVVLPGVGAFGACMANMRKLSMDEVVKEVIAQGKPFLGICLGLQMLFDVGEEMGEWPGLGILPGRVLPFRDVIKDPTLKVPHMGWNSLKLRPSRLFEGIEDGAFVYFVHSYYPAPTDESVISAESDYGLTFCAAVQKDNLYATQFHPEKSGAVGLKMLENFANLG; this is encoded by the coding sequence ATGATATGTATCATCGATTACGGCATGGGCAACCTGCGGAGCGTCCAAAAAGCTTTTGAAAAGCTAGGGGTCGTTGCTGAAATAACTTCCGACCCTGATAAAGTTCGGCAAGCGGATAAGGTTGTGTTGCCGGGAGTGGGCGCATTCGGCGCTTGTATGGCAAATATGCGCAAGCTGTCGATGGATGAGGTTGTCAAGGAAGTAATCGCACAAGGAAAGCCTTTTTTGGGAATATGTCTTGGCCTACAGATGCTATTTGATGTTGGGGAAGAAATGGGAGAATGGCCCGGTTTAGGCATCCTCCCCGGCCGCGTATTGCCTTTTCGCGATGTCATCAAAGACCCCACATTAAAAGTTCCCCATATGGGTTGGAACTCTCTCAAGCTACGCCCATCACGACTATTTGAAGGGATTGAGGACGGAGCGTTTGTCTATTTCGTACACTCCTATTACCCTGCCCCAACTGACGAAAGTGTCATCTCCGCCGAATCCGATTACGGCCTAACCTTTTGCGCAGCCGTCCAAAAAGACAACCTCTACGCCACCCAATTCCACCCAGAAAAAAGCGGCGCTGTAGGCTTAAAGATGCTAGAAAATTTCGCAAACTTAGGATAG
- the hisA gene encoding 1-(5-phosphoribosyl)-5-[(5-phosphoribosylamino)methylideneamino]imidazole-4-carboxamide isomerase, which translates to MIIFPAIDIQDGRCVRLTQGRFDSATVYSEEPWLMAEKWQSLGAEWLHVVDLDGAKAGAPQNVAVIREMLRRVNIPVQFGGGVRSLHTAEMMLTLGVSRVVVGTSLAQDEQLAAKFFNQFGEKVAVGLDARHGRVSVKGWQEDTNETAIEFAKRMEALGACRVIYTDISQDGMLQGVSLDKMREMCEAISIPVIASGGVSTLEDIKSLLPLTPLGIEGVIIGKALYAGAFDLNEAINVGK; encoded by the coding sequence ATGATAATATTTCCAGCAATTGATATACAAGACGGCAGATGTGTTCGGCTCACACAGGGGCGATTTGATTCGGCTACTGTTTACTCCGAAGAACCTTGGCTAATGGCTGAAAAGTGGCAGAGCTTAGGGGCAGAATGGCTTCATGTAGTCGACCTTGATGGAGCCAAAGCAGGAGCGCCTCAAAATGTCGCGGTTATTCGTGAGATGCTCAGAAGGGTTAATATCCCCGTACAATTCGGCGGTGGAGTAAGATCACTTCATACAGCTGAAATGATGCTGACTTTGGGAGTTTCACGCGTGGTCGTCGGCACTTCCCTTGCCCAAGACGAACAACTTGCGGCTAAGTTCTTTAATCAGTTCGGTGAAAAAGTAGCAGTTGGCTTAGATGCGCGTCATGGCCGAGTTTCCGTCAAAGGTTGGCAAGAAGATACTAACGAAACAGCTATCGAATTCGCCAAACGCATGGAAGCGTTAGGCGCATGCCGTGTCATCTACACCGACATCTCCCAAGACGGCATGCTCCAGGGTGTAAGTTTAGACAAAATGCGAGAAATGTGCGAAGCAATCTCAATCCCCGTAATCGCCTCCGGCGGCGTCAGCACTCTGGAAGACATCAAATCCCTCCTCCCCCTAACCCCCCTAGGCATAGAAGGCGTAATCATAGGCAAAGCCCTTTATGCGGGCGCTTTCGATTTAAATGAGGCGATTAATGTGGGGAAATAG